The proteins below are encoded in one region of Longimicrobiaceae bacterium:
- the uraH gene encoding hydroxyisourate hydrolase — MSSLSTHVLDTATGLPAAGVHVVLERLDLSGPTALADERTDADGRVRALLPVGGLQAATYRLRFDTGEYFRRAGGEPFFPEVSIVFSVADAARHHHVPLLLSPYGYSTYRGS; from the coding sequence ATGAGCTCGCTCTCCACGCACGTCCTCGACACCGCCACCGGTCTGCCCGCGGCCGGCGTCCACGTCGTGCTCGAACGCCTCGACCTCTCCGGCCCGACCGCGCTCGCCGACGAGCGGACGGACGCCGACGGGCGGGTGCGCGCGCTGCTTCCCGTCGGCGGGTTACAGGCCGCCACGTACCGCCTGCGCTTCGACACGGGCGAATACTTCCGGCGCGCCGGCGGTGAGCCGTTCTTTCCCGAGGTCTCCATCGTCTTCAGCGTGGCCGACGCCGCGCGGCACCACCACGTGCCGCTGCTGCTGAGCCCGTACGGCTACTCCACCTACCGCGGGAGCTGA